The window CTGAGACACCGGCACCACCAAGGAAAAAGCCTAGTAATGCAAGTGGTGTCGGTCTCTTCTTCAAAAAAATCATTGACAAAACAACCGTTAGCAGGGGTCCCATCCCTAGAATTAAGCCGCCATTGGCAGCGGAGGTTTTCGATAATCCACTGGCTAAAAAGTAATGATGAAGAATGACGCTCAGCAGTGACCCAGCCCCGATGTACAGCCATTCCTTTTTCACCGGTAGACGGAGCTTCCGAGTGAAGGCCAGCATGAGCAGAACGACAAGCGAGGCAGAAAAGATCCGCAGTGACGTAATCGTAATAGGCGCCCAATTCTCAACAATGGTTTTCACCATTGAAACGTTAAAGCCCCAAACAATCATCAATAGGAACAGAATCATGTATATTTTCATTGCATTCATAGTGAATATAGAACCTTTCAGGTGTATTTCAATCATTATAACATTAAGCAGTTATTTTATAATTATAATGGGGCTTTTAAAAAGCATATTTACCATTAAATTTCTTTGTTGAGATTTACAAAATTATAGTATAATAACTTTTGTGATTCAGACGGAAGTATGAAGCTTTTCGTAAAGTATGATGAGGCAGAGGTTCCTATGATAGTAGTCAAAGGCAGTTAAATTCATGATTTGAAAAATGAGGATTTTTCCAGAAATTTGCCATCAGGAAAGTCTTTGGTTTTTCAAGTTTTTCAATTATAATAGAAACTATTGGGAATTTGCAGCAACTTTTGGCTTATTTTGTAGAATGATAGCTGATGAATCTTTTTTACCTTCATTCAGCAGAAGTCCTCCACTTCTATAAGTGGGAGATGAATGCAAATGGTACTTCGATTCAGTGGGAGTACAAACCCCGGCTGAATGAAGTTAAGCCTCCGGCGGATGTCACGGATTTTTATCGAGCGAGCTCGATAAAAATCCGGACGCAAATTCGACGGGCGAATTTGATTAAAAAAGAGCGGAAGCATTTTACTTCATACACAATTAGGAGGGCAAAATGGAAGAGGAAACAATAAGTTTAAGGGAATTATTTGCTGTTTTGAGAAAGCGATTATCGATGATAATCATCATAACGGTATTAGCAACGGTAGCTAGCGGTGTTGTCAGCTATTCATTCTTAAAGCCTGTGTACCAGGCTTCGACGCAAATTCTAGTCAGTCAGGCTGCAGCAGGATCGCTGGCATCAATTGCAGGCATGTCATTTGATAATGATGCAAAATACATTGAAACTTATAATGTGATTTTAAAAAGTCCATATATCTTGGACCAGGTTATTGATGAATTGGACTTGAATACATCGGCACAAGGCTTAAACAGCCAGGTGAATGTAACACAGCAAGGAAAATCACAGGTTGTGACGATTGCTGTACAGAATAATAATCCGGCAGAGGCCGTTACGATTGCGAACGAAATCGCTAGTGTTTTCCAGCGGGAAATTTCTGCTTTAATGATGATTGATAATATTCATATTCTTACACCGGCAGAGCTGCCGGAAAACCCATCCCCAATCAAGCCACAGCCAATGTTAAATATGGCAATTGCTTTAGTGGTTGGATTAATGGCATCAGTCGGAATTGCTTTCTTACTGGAATATCTTGATAATACGATTAAAAATGAACAGGATATTGAAAAGCTCTTAGGAATCCCAGTCCTCGGAACGGTCAATACAATTGAATTAGAGGATGAAAAAACATCGACCAAAAAATCATCCATGATGAATAGTAAGCGGGGTGCAAAGGTTGTTTAAGAAAAAAGAAAAAAACAAGGTTTCAAATAAAAAGTCTTTAATCACCTTTCTAAATTCCCGTTCACCGATTTCAGAGCAATATAAAACGATTCGGACAAACATTCAATTTTCGTCAGATTTAGGTATTCGTTCGATTGTTGTGACGTCGTCAGCACCTGGTGAAGGGAAATCAACAACCGTTGCCAATCTGGCAATTGTTTTTGCCCAGCAAGGAAAAAAGACACTCCTAATTGATGCTGATATGCGTAAGCCGACCGTTCACTATAAATTCAATATTGATAACAGCAAAGGGTTAACCAACGTTTTAACAAATCGTAATGATTTGGAAGATTGTCTTCAGGAATCATTGATTGATAACTTATCTATTCTTACAACAGGACCTATCCCGCCAAACCCTGCAGAGCTTCTTAGTTCAAAGGTGATGGATGATTTAATAGCGAAGGCTTTAGAGGAATTTGATATGATTCTAATTGATACACCACCTGTACTAGCTGTTACAGATGCGCAAATTCTAGCTAACCGCTGTGATGGGACTATTCTTGTTATAAAAAGTGGTGAAACAGAAGTTGATGCTGCGGTGAAAGCGAAGGAATTATTAGTAGCGGCAAATGGAAAGCTTTTAGGTACTGTGTTAAATCAGAAAAAGGTAAATGAAAGTCATTATTACTATTATTATGGTAATGAATAAGTAATGCAAAAAAGATGGCTCACATGGGTCATCTTTTTTTGCATGGACTGAAAAAATTTGCGCTGTTAATTGGCCAATTAAAATATGAGAATGACATCTTCTTTTTCAAACCATAATAATGTGAAAAAGGAGTGTGTTGTTTTGAAGGGCAAAGGGATTTGGATTTGTTTCGTTTTATCTATGGTAATAATCATGATTTGGCCTAATCAGGCTAATGCAGGAGAACAGGCAAATGAGGTTTCTGTTCGACAGGTATTTGAATCAATGGGCTATAAGGTGGTTGGAAAAGGTAAAAATATTCTTATCACTCGCGAGCAGGATGATGTAATTAGACTACAAACAGATTCAAAAGTGGCAAACAAAAATGGGAAAGCTTATCCGCTAACAAAGCCGATTCGCTTTGATAAGCCTAGCAAAAAGAATATGATTCATGTCCTGGATATATATAAGCTGGCAAAGGAGGATAAAAAGGAAAAGCATTATCGAGTCAAACCAGGTGACACGTTATTTTCTGTTTCACGAGCATTTGCTGTCACGGTTAAGAATCTAAAAGCATGGAACGGGTTATCGTCAGATGTGATTTTTCCGGGACAGCATTTACATACCCAGGATCCTTATTATGTTGTGAAAAAGGGTGATTCTATTTGGGAGATTGCCCATAAAACGGAAAGTACCGTAAAGGACCTAAAACGAGAGAATGGTTTGCTAATCGACATCGTTCAGCCCGGTCAGCGCCTACGGCTTCCAACCCAGCCATCTTTGAAACCGCCCAAACAGTTCGCTGATGGTGTGTTCCCGTTAGCCCAGGAAACCTATGACCCGTTTATTGACAGCTATGGTGACGGCCGGAGCTTTTCGACGAATGGTCAGTCTAGAACGCATGAGGGAGCCGATATTATGACAGTGAAGTGGGTTCCTATCTTTGCTGCTGTAGAAGGAACAGTCATCAGGCACGGCTGGAATACCTATGGCGGCTATCGCATCACGATTAAAGCCAAGGACGGAACAACCTTTTATTATGCTCATTTAATGGGCTATCCTCCTGGTTTGAAAAAGGGCCAGAGTGTTTCCAGAGGTCAGTTGATTGGCTATTCAGGTGATACGGGCTACGGGAAGGAGGGCACGAGTGGAAGGTTTGCTCCGCATCTCCATTTTGGCATGTATGATCCAAAGGGCAAACCAATGAACCCTTATCCCTATTTAAAATGGTGGGAGATGCAGCCATAATAAATGAAGAAAGCTCAAAACCGAATTTTGGTTTTGAGCTTTCTTTTTTTGTTGGTTATGTTAGACATGTGTGTTGGTTCCAGGCACTTCGCTTTCCTGCGTGCGACCGCAGGAGTCTTCGTGCCTTATACTACAATCAACCTGCTAAAAAATCAACCATGTACTTTAACACAGTCTTTTTGTTAAAAGTCCTCTAATTCACTAATAATATGTGCCAAACGCTGAGCTTTCTTTGTTTGATATTCGGTCTTAAATTCAGCTGCTTCATTTGTATCATGACCGTATTTTTCCAAATCTACCAGCAGTTGATTGTAAATGGTATTAAACATTTTATCTGCATTTTGCTCGAGTGTCATGGCGGCATCCTGATACTTAACGGCAAGGTCTGCTTTAGACAGCTTTCCGCTGACATAATCGGCCTTTGCCTTCACAACTAATTGATCGACCCTACTCGTTTCCTGAACCTCTAAATCTGAGAAAATCTTGCGGTAATTACCTTTGATTTCCTCTAGAGAAGTACCTTTATATCGAGATGAACCAGTAGTGTCCTCCGAACCGGCTTCTTCATTGCCGGTACTATCATCGATCACGGATCCGTCGCTTTGAGCTCGATCAGGATCATTCTCAGAGTGGGTACCTGTTGCGGAGTGATTGGTTCCATTTGTTTGGGAACCAGTGCCTTCTGCGTTCTCTGAAGCATCTACATTTTCCCGCTTCTCGATCCTTTTTTCCTCTGCCACTTTTATATCTTTCTTTGCCTTCTCAGTGGTTGTTTCCACCTTTGAATTCCATTGGGCCACACTGAAGGCAATAAGCACAATCCCTAGGATAATACCGCTGATTAATAAATATTTCTTCATATATAATCCCTTCTTTATTTCGAGTCCATTTTTTGTTATCATTTGCCCTATGCGCCTGCCAAATAGTCAGATGCCTAGGAAAGTAATCAACAAAATTCATTATAGAGAATGCCTTGTGAAATTGGAAACAATTTTTAGTTTCTAAATGTTGGATTCTCATTGAAAAAACCATTCTAGTAGTATAGTATTATTTTATCAGACTTCTGCTATTTTTATACATATGTAGAAAAATGATTAGGGTCGAAATAAGAAAATAATTTTAAGAGGTGGAATTATGAAGAAATATCCATTTAGTAAAAAGGCTGTACAGGCAATGCTAGCTGCAGCGATTGCGTTTTCACCGGTAGCAGGATTTGGAGCGGCGCAGGTGCAGGCAGATGTGACTGTGGCAGAAGATATTATTCCTGAGTATACTATGGAAGAGCTAATTGAGAGATTGGATCAAGTCTATACAGTATTAAATGAAAAAGGGGAATATAAAACTCTAATAGAACCTATCAAAGAAAAGGTAGCAAATAAAGAAATTAATTTAGAATCCTATGCTAATGAAATAGTAAAGGATGAAGAATATAAAGGTCTAATTGAGGATATGTTAGCAGGTATTGTTGATATTTCACTTAGTACTTCTAAAGTAGAATTAGAAGAAAGTATTTTAAATCTTAGAAGTAAAATTTTAGAATCGGAACAATTGTTTGGTGAAAATGGGTTAACAGTTGATCAGGTTCAAAACCTTTATTTTTCAGCAATATCTGAGTATAACAGTGCAATTTCTCAACTTGATAGCGCTAATATTGATAAAAAGACACTTGATAGTGTTTTAAAAGTATCGTTAAAAAATATTAAGCTAGATATAAATACATTAATTCAAATCGAATCTATTATAAAATATGATGAAACAAAATCAGCAATTATAGAGTTAGTTCATGAACTAGATAGTACTGGAGCAGCTAGAGTTGCTTTTGCGAAAGCTGTCAAAAGTACAGAACCCGTTACTCCACCACCTGGTGGCGGATCAGGTGGTGGAGCACCAGTAACACCACCAACACCACCTACACCTGAAACAGGTAAAGACGAAGTTGCTGTACCAGAAAAGGCTGCTGAAGTAGTTAAAGAGACAAATCAAGCTGGTAAAACAGAAGTAGTAACAAAGGTTACAAAAGAAAAGGTTTCAGAAATTGCTAATCTAGTAACTTCACAGAAACCAGTTGTTGCGTTACAGCTTGCAAAGCCAGAAGCAGGTGAAGTAGCAAAAGCTCAGGTTCCTGCTTCATTATTCACAGAAGCTGCTAAGAAGAGTGCGGATGCTGCTATCAACATTAAAACTGAAGAAGCAAGCTACAAGCTTCCTGCAAGTGAAATCAAAGTAGACGAATTAGCAAAAGAACTAGGTGTGACAGCTGGCGAAGTTGAAATCACAGTAGCAGTAAACGTTGTTGAACCAACTGCTGAAGAAGTAGCTGATTTCGTTAAAAACAATAAACCAGTATCTAAGATTATTGAGTTTGAAGTAAAGGCTGTATCTGGCGATAAAGAAGTCCATGTAACTACTTACCGTTACTATGTTGACCGCGTGATAAATTTAGACTCTGAAGTGAGCACAAGCGCAGTAAATGCAAGTGCAGGAGCTAAATTAAATGCGAACAATTTAGCTGGTGTACGTATTAATGAAGATGGCACATTCAGCCCAGTTCCAACTGTATTTGATGGTGACAAAGCTACCATTAAATCATTAACAAACTCTAAATACACAATCGTTGAAAATAGCAAGACATTCACAGATGTTGATAATGGTGCGAACTATTTCGAGGCGAACATTGAAAAGCTAGCATCTAAATATATCATCAACGGTAAAACAGACAGCACATACGCTCCAAGTGCAGACATTACTCGTGGTGAATTTGCTGCCTTAATTTCTCGTAGCTTAGGTTTAATCGCTAAAAACCCTGCTGAAGTGAAATTCCCTGACGTTCCAGCAACTAAAGCTGTGAACAAAAATGGTGAAATCAATGCAGCTGTTGAAGCTGGTATTATCCAAGGCTTCCCAGATGGAAACTTCAAGCCAGATCAACCAATGACTCGTGCAGAAGCAGCCATCATGATTGATCGTGCGATGAACTTTACGAAGGTAGCTGACTCTAAGCTTGATAAAACGAAAAAGATTACAGGTCTAGCAGACCATGCATCTATTAGTAATACAAGCCGCGATAGCATCTTAAAGGTGTACCAAGCTGGTATCATGGGCGGATTCAAGACTGGTGAGTTTGGTCCGTACGAAAATACACAACGTGACCAAATGGCTAAAGTACTTGATGAATTCCTTAAAGTAGCAGGAATGATTAACTAATTTAGCTTAGTTAATGAAATTGAATAGACAAAAAAGATGCCGGAGATTCTTCGGCATCTTTTATTTTTTTGCTAGAGGCAGCCGGTTTGTTTTATAAACCGGCTAACTATACTTTCTATCAAGGTGGGTGACTAGCTAGAAAACTATTAAAGTATTTTTCTTCTAATTTATGTCGAAGTGATCTTTTTACTATCTAGCATACATAACCTGTAGAACTTAAAGGCAATTATGTTCACATTTCCATAAATTCCTGATTTAACAAGCTTCTTCTCTCCGTTTCCCTGGAAAGGTATAATAGCGAACTTAACTAAACAGCTTTTTCCGCGGTCTGCTTCCTAGTTTAAAGTAAATACCACCTTCTCTTGATCTGAATAATTTTATCCCTAGAAGCTTAAGTGGTGTACTGATTTCTTTCATCTCAATTAAAGGCATAAAATAACTCTCCTTATATAGTTAGGTGATGTGATGATTATCACACTAATTATACACGAAAAAGTCGATTTATATATTTTAATATTTCAAAAAGTGAAACTTTACATGTCCCAATTTTACCCAAATATCTTTCTCCGTGGTCGATTCCCTACTTTAATATAAAAATCGCCCTCACTTGATTTAAATAAACGTATTCCTACCAATTTAAGGGGTGTAAAGATTTCCTTCATGGCTATCAATGGCATAATAGACATTCCTTATAGATTTAAATATTCAAATATTTCTATCATTATAACTTAAAAAGAACGTAAAAAGCTATAAAAATTCTTTATAAGGAACAACGAATGGTATAATAAGGAATTTATCTGAATATCTATAAAAAAATGTCTAGGGGGAAGCTCTTAAATGGGAAGAATCGTATTGAAGATATTCAGTATTCTACTGGCTTTGCTTGGGACTTTTCTCTTTATAATGGAAAATGAAGGAATGGGGATTGCTGCGGTTGTGGTAGCTGTTATTATCTTTCCAACAGAACGCAGAGGTGTATCACAGCAGGTCTATCGTCATCATGAACATCATGATAATGAAGAATATAATAACCGGCAGGATATCGACAGCAAAGATTCTTCCAATATTAGTGATCAAGACAATGGGGGAGAGGACTAGAATATTTATGCAAGAAAAGCTCTGTAGCATACAGAGTTTTTTGCGTTTGCTGTGTTAAATCGGTAGTGGATACTGAAATAACCTGTGCTGAACTTGTCCATTATGTGATTTATGTAAATCAAGACCATGACCACTTTACACACACGTCATTTTAGATTTAACTTCATTCAGCAGAAGTCCTCCACTTCTACAAGTGGGGGATGAATGCAAATTATTCTTTGATTCAGTGGGGTTCAAACCCCGGCTGAATGAAGTTAAGCCTCCGGAGGATATCTCGGATTTTTTAAAGGTAGTTTATCGAGCGAGCTCAGGTAATCCAGACGCAAATTCGACGGGCGAGTTTGATCATAGCTTTGCTACTAATTAAGCGTACAGCTTCATAGATTGTTTTTCGTATATTTGCATTATTAATAATAGAAATTCTCAGTCTGTATGAAAGAAACGCCTTTTATACTCCAGTTTTACGATAATCTACGAAAAGGCTATAATAGTTCTATCTGGATTTTTTATAAAGGAGATATCTCTATGATTTTAGTCGTCGGCGGAGCCGGTTATATCGGCAGTCATTTAGTAAAAGAGCTAGTAAAAGAAAAGGAAGTTGTCGTGCTTGACAATCTGTCAACAGGTCATCGCTGGGCTGTTGATGAGAGAGCGGTGTTTGTTGAAGGAGACTTAGGAAATTCTAAGGATTTGGATTCTATTTTTTCTACATATAGTATTGAAGCGGTAATGCATTTTGCGGCCAACAGTCTTGTCGGGGAATCGGTGGTTGACCCGATGAAGTATTATCAAAACAATGTGGCTGCAACCTTGACGTTGCTAGAAACAATGAAGAAATATAATGTGAAGAACTTTATTTTCTCTTCCACTGCGGCAACCTATGGAATCCCTACGGTTGAGATGATTACGGAAGAAACTCAGACGAATCCAATCAACCCATACGGTCGTTCCAAGCTAATGGTTGAACAAGTATTAGTGGATTACGCGAAGGCGTACGGCTTCCAATATATTGTGCTGCGCTATTTCAATGCGGCTGGTGCCCATGAGTCCGCGGACATTGGTGAGAAGCATACCCCGGAAACACATTTAATTCCAATCGTGCTGCAGCAGCTGTTAGGGGAGCGAGAAAGTATTTCCGTGTTTGGCAGTGATTATGACACGCCGGACGGCACCTGCATCCGTGATTATATTCATGTGACAGATTTGGCTCGGGCTCATATTTTAGCAATGGAAGCATTACTTTCTGGTAAAAAATCAACAGCTACCTATAATCTGGGCAATGGCTTAGGCTATTCTGTAAAAGAGGTCATTGAAACCTGTGAAAAAGTGACCGGCAAATCAGCGAACGTCATCATGGCCGAGCGAAGAGCAGGAGACCCGGCAAGGCTTGTCGCGTCCTCCGAGAAAATCTATCATGAGCTTGGTTGGAAAGCAGAGTTTTCGTTAGAGGATATTATTGCGAGTGCGTGGAAGTGGCATTTGAGAGGGGTATAAGTATTTGGTAGGCATCCGTTTTTGTGGCGGGTGCTTTTTGATTTGGGGTTGGAATAGATGAATTTTTATGTGTGTCTTCTATTATATTAAAGTCTTTTATGGAAGTTAAAAATGGGCCACGTGCATTATGGGGGGATAGGCTCATGCGGATGTAGAAATAGGATCAGCGCGCATATGGGGGATTGATATTGCCCATGGTGAATCTGGGGAAGCAAAATGGTCGCAATAGGGTTATGATAGTGCCCACGGGGAATCTAGCGAAGGTGAAACGGTCACAATAGGGTTATGATAGTGCCCATCAGGAATTCATCAAAGACAAAAGGGTCACTATGAGCGTTTGAGATGTCGATGAGTAAGTCGACAATGCAACCTTGGGTAATAGGGTTATAGAAAAGTAGCAATGGATACTAGGGTATACTGATAAGCAAAAAAATTCCCAGTTAATAACTGAGAAACTTTCATAGGACTATTCAACTTTTACAGAGCAACAGATACCTATTTTCCAAAAAAGAGTAGTAGTCTGGCTACTACCCCCGAAACGTCTTCGCCTCAACCGTATAATAATCGACCATTTTCCGGTTGACTTCATACCCAATCCCTGGCTTGTCCGGCACCGTAATCCTTCCGTCCTTAACTACAACCTCTGGATCAATGATATCGCGCTCCCAGTAATGAGAGGAACCGGCGGTATCACCTGGCATCGTAAAGTTCTCCAGCGAGGTAATCGCAATATTATGCGCCCGGCCAACGCCCGCCTCAAGCATGCCTCCGCACCAGACGGGAACACCCTTTTCCTTGCATAAATCATGTATCTTTACCGCCTCGGATAATCCACCGACACGCCCGATTTTAACATTAATCACGCCGCATGCCCCTATAGCAATGGCCTTTCGGGTGTCCTCCAGAGAAAGAATACTCTCATCCAAGCAAATCGGCGTCCGAAGCTGTGACTGCAGCTCTGCATGGTCAATAATATCATCAGACCCTAGCGGCTGTTCAATCATCATCAAACCATACTGATCCAGCTCCTTCAGACGGGCGATATCCTTCAGCGTATAGGCAGAATTAGCATCAGCCATCAATGGAATCGTGGGAAACCTTTTTCGAATAGCCTCAATCAGCTCCACATCCAAGCCTG of the Bacillus tuaregi genome contains:
- a CDS encoding LysM peptidoglycan-binding domain-containing protein: MKGKGIWICFVLSMVIIMIWPNQANAGEQANEVSVRQVFESMGYKVVGKGKNILITREQDDVIRLQTDSKVANKNGKAYPLTKPIRFDKPSKKNMIHVLDIYKLAKEDKKEKHYRVKPGDTLFSVSRAFAVTVKNLKAWNGLSSDVIFPGQHLHTQDPYYVVKKGDSIWEIAHKTESTVKDLKRENGLLIDIVQPGQRLRLPTQPSLKPPKQFADGVFPLAQETYDPFIDSYGDGRSFSTNGQSRTHEGADIMTVKWVPIFAAVEGTVIRHGWNTYGGYRITIKAKDGTTFYYAHLMGYPPGLKKGQSVSRGQLIGYSGDTGYGKEGTSGRFAPHLHFGMYDPKGKPMNPYPYLKWWEMQP
- the menC gene encoding o-succinylbenzoate synthase; the encoded protein is MKLNRVVLKHLQMEQKSAFSTSYGTFKTKDLILVEAIDEDGVTGWGEGVAFPVPWYTEETVKTSWHMLEDFLLPIALKAPFDHPDELNARFSFIRKNNMAKAAIEGAVWDLYAKRQGISLSQALGGKKKTIEVGIAIGIQKTTDDLLRLIDQYATEGYRRMKVKIKPGLDVELIEAIRKRFPTIPLMADANSAYTLKDIARLKELDQYGLMMIEQPLGSDDIIDHAELQSQLRTPICLDESILSLEDTRKAIAIGACGVINVKIGRVGGLSEAVKIHDLCKEKGVPVWCGGMLEAGVGRAHNIAITSLENFTMPGDTAGSSHYWERDIIDPEVVVKDGRITVPDKPGIGYEVNRKMVDYYTVEAKTFRG
- a CDS encoding CpsD/CapB family tyrosine-protein kinase; amino-acid sequence: MFKKKEKNKVSNKKSLITFLNSRSPISEQYKTIRTNIQFSSDLGIRSIVVTSSAPGEGKSTTVANLAIVFAQQGKKTLLIDADMRKPTVHYKFNIDNSKGLTNVLTNRNDLEDCLQESLIDNLSILTTGPIPPNPAELLSSKVMDDLIAKALEEFDMILIDTPPVLAVTDAQILANRCDGTILVIKSGETEVDAAVKAKELLVAANGKLLGTVLNQKKVNESHYYYYYGNE
- a CDS encoding S-layer homology domain-containing protein translates to MKKYPFSKKAVQAMLAAAIAFSPVAGFGAAQVQADVTVAEDIIPEYTMEELIERLDQVYTVLNEKGEYKTLIEPIKEKVANKEINLESYANEIVKDEEYKGLIEDMLAGIVDISLSTSKVELEESILNLRSKILESEQLFGENGLTVDQVQNLYFSAISEYNSAISQLDSANIDKKTLDSVLKVSLKNIKLDINTLIQIESIIKYDETKSAIIELVHELDSTGAARVAFAKAVKSTEPVTPPPGGGSGGGAPVTPPTPPTPETGKDEVAVPEKAAEVVKETNQAGKTEVVTKVTKEKVSEIANLVTSQKPVVALQLAKPEAGEVAKAQVPASLFTEAAKKSADAAINIKTEEASYKLPASEIKVDELAKELGVTAGEVEITVAVNVVEPTAEEVADFVKNNKPVSKIIEFEVKAVSGDKEVHVTTYRYYVDRVINLDSEVSTSAVNASAGAKLNANNLAGVRINEDGTFSPVPTVFDGDKATIKSLTNSKYTIVENSKTFTDVDNGANYFEANIEKLASKYIINGKTDSTYAPSADITRGEFAALISRSLGLIAKNPAEVKFPDVPATKAVNKNGEINAAVEAGIIQGFPDGNFKPDQPMTRAEAAIMIDRAMNFTKVADSKLDKTKKITGLADHASISNTSRDSILKVYQAGIMGGFKTGEFGPYENTQRDQMAKVLDEFLKVAGMIN
- a CDS encoding YveK family protein, which codes for MEEETISLRELFAVLRKRLSMIIIITVLATVASGVVSYSFLKPVYQASTQILVSQAAAGSLASIAGMSFDNDAKYIETYNVILKSPYILDQVIDELDLNTSAQGLNSQVNVTQQGKSQVVTIAVQNNNPAEAVTIANEIASVFQREISALMMIDNIHILTPAELPENPSPIKPQPMLNMAIALVVGLMASVGIAFLLEYLDNTIKNEQDIEKLLGIPVLGTVNTIELEDEKTSTKKSSMMNSKRGAKVV
- the galE gene encoding UDP-glucose 4-epimerase GalE, with product MILVVGGAGYIGSHLVKELVKEKEVVVLDNLSTGHRWAVDERAVFVEGDLGNSKDLDSIFSTYSIEAVMHFAANSLVGESVVDPMKYYQNNVAATLTLLETMKKYNVKNFIFSSTAATYGIPTVEMITEETQTNPINPYGRSKLMVEQVLVDYAKAYGFQYIVLRYFNAAGAHESADIGEKHTPETHLIPIVLQQLLGERESISVFGSDYDTPDGTCIRDYIHVTDLARAHILAMEALLSGKKSTATYNLGNGLGYSVKEVIETCEKVTGKSANVIMAERRAGDPARLVASSEKIYHELGWKAEFSLEDIIASAWKWHLRGV